TTTTATTGTGATTTGTGCAGTAATTATTTTGTACCCAAACGATAATAATGTATGTCGGCCAGTACTAATAACCTATGGTTTTTAGGCcatttgtaattaaattttgtAATGCTCTAAACTAGTACTTTTGGAATGTAACTAGAGTCTTTTTGAATGTAATGAAAGACTGAATATACTTCTCCAACATGTAATGCTAatgttttgtaatgtaatgagcattatcttttttatgaaatttaatcCTGAATCCACCAAGCATTATCTTTTTGTGATGCTCTAAAAAATGATCTTTGACACTTGACAAAACTGTAGTAGATAATAAAAGTTTTGCAGAATGACTTAACTGggcattagataataaaatttagTTGAATCTCACATGGATAATCaagtaaagtgaaaaaaaaaaattcaaatatagaCCTCAGTGGTGCAAAAgcttaatgatgaaaaatacaaGTTCCCATAGAAGAAAAAGTTCACATAAGTTCCAACATCTGTCCAAATAttcaaattagaagaaaaaatacaCATAAGTTCCAACATCTGACCAGATATTCAACATCTGTCCAAATATTCCACatagaagaaaaaatacatGGACAGATATTCAACGGCTCCAAATAAACCTTTATCTCCACTTTAACAAGCTTTTATCTCCACTCTCATTAActgtaacataaaaaaaaaaaaaaaaatcaaataagttTGTGAAGAACGGCACCATCACGTTCATtgcacaaaatattttaagcaGCAACTACGTGTTTGTATTAAGGATCCAAGCTTTGGGATATGTTATCAGTTGTATTTTCAAGATTCCTACATAAAAGACAATAAACcataaaaaatgaagtttttagaTTAAAACACAAGCAAAAACGTTAATAAGTACTATACATCATTGAATGGCATTTGTTCTTTGCATGACCCTCAATCTTGTAAATGCTACAACGCATTTTTTTTTGCTGATTGGAAATCACAATGACTTCATCTCCATCTTCCACATtcactccatctccatctcctacATTCACTCTATCTTCCAAGTTCACTTTATCTACATGATCTTCCATATTCACACCATCTCCAACATCCAATCCATCTCTCACATTCACATCACATTGTTCTTCCACAATTTCAGCATCAATACATTCATTTTTAACTTGTGGACAGTTTCTACTCATTAGTATCTCAACTTCATCACTATCCGAACTCGACATATGATCCTTCATCCCATCGTAAAACAatgaaatcaataaaaaaaaataacactgtTAAAACACTACCATATAACACTGCCAAAACTTAATTATTGGAAAGACCATATATAAAACCATCACTATCTTAACCCAAAGTTTTCAGGTCCCTAGTTGTCCttagttaattataaaataaagcaaaaaattccaaaaacaatgagctttttaaaatttagaaaatgaaaaaaaggctGGACATTCCGGATTTAGGGGCAAATTCAAGTGAAGGAACTTCAGTTTTGTAGTATCAGTTCCCCAGCATGGATGATCCTGAATTGAATGTTATCTCCTCAGCTCTCCCAAGGCAAAACGTTAGTACAACCTCTCCATactatcatttaatttttaatatttctttgaaCTTGGCAATGTTCTTGTTAAAACACCAAGTAACTGCAATGTATCctattttgttattaaaaagataaaattactcCTAAATTTATTAAACTTCCAAACATTATATAATTGCACTTTTCTTCGAAATCAAGTGCcataatttatctttagaaGTTTCTATTGGAGTCCCATACAcacttaattattttgaaagacCATATATAAAACCATCACAGCAATATTGGTGCAGCCTGATTAATGATGCAttcgacattttttttttctttttttcgggGGCTTGGAAATgggataaaaattttgaaaacctaaTGTTATTTGCATATAGCAAATTTgcctataaaaatatagatttttattgACATACCATGTGATTTTCAGAATTGAAGAAAGATGTCGATGAAGGAATGGGCAGTAGTGAGATTATTCGCGCAATTTGGAGGGCAGCAATGCGATGATTCATGCGACTATGATGGGGTGCGCGGGTCTAGTTTGGAACTCCTCCACCGAGACCAGAGGTCGTAGGGCATGCGGCGGCGTGTGTTTGGAAATTTTGAAGTGGGTTGATGGTTCacaggagaaaaaaataagagaaagtcTTTATGCAGTCCCATATTAGAGGACTGGGCATGCACAACCGTGGCAAAAATGCCTCGTTTTATTAAGTTGGGTTTACGACGTCGTCTTGCTTGAGACGGACACCTTCCTCTTTTGGCTAGTCTTCTCCATCGAATTGAGAGACTACTTCCTTCTTCCCTGAGACCTAAGCTTTGCTTACAAGAGTCCCTTCCTTGTTTGGCTGGTCTTCATGAGAGATTGCTTCCTTCCTCCCCGAGACCGAAGCTTTGCCCAGAAGAGTAGCCCTAACTTCACTCCATCTGTATTGGAGATTCGTGTTGCCCAGAAGAGTATCCCTAACTTCACTCCGTCGGTGGTGGAGATTCACTTTGCCTAGAACTGTGGAGGTGGTGGATGAGCTGATTCCACCCAAAAGAGTAATTCCTGAGGCCAGCCCTAACTTCACTCAGTCTGAGCCCTAATTCCACTCCGTTCGTGAGATAGGTTGATTTTTGACAACTTTTTTATGGTaatgtttttctgtttttgcaATATAGTTTTCCTACTGAGCAATTCAATTAAGAATAGATCTTTGGTAtgctttattatttttgttagaaATTAAGGCATTTGGTAGGCCAAATATATTGGTTTCTTAACAATATATTGGTTTCCTATTAAAAACCAATTGAATAGTTACAATTTACAATGCATCCAATAGAATCTATGTTTGAGCCCGTTGAatcattgataatttttttaaatgcattATAATCCATGTGGCAATATGTATTGGCCAGCTAGATATAATTTACAGTTAAAATAAAACTAGAGAGTGTCACTTGGGATGCTTGATGGGTTTCCTACATCTTGATTAGCATCATTTGGTGGTTGCTCCTGATTCTGTTTTCTATCTGACGTGTTTGATGAGTTTATTAGTGCAACCTCTGGATCAATTCCTTCTGTGGGTTGCTCATACATTTTAACTAATGTATCCCACAAAATTCTGGCAGGACTAATATCCTTGATCTTAGACAATATGTCCATCCCACATGAAATCTGAATTGCATGTAAAGTTGCAGCATTCCTCTTCCTCCAAGCCTTGAATTCCACTGCATCATCTTCTGGTTTAGGAGGTTCCGTTGTTGTTTAAATAATGTCTCAAAGATCTTGAGTCAACAGATAGTTTTTTATGCAAGCACTCCAGTTCTCATAATTTGTATTTCCAAGAACTTCAGGAACAATTGTGCCTAGAGGAATGGTTGTTGCCATGTCCTTAGTCTGTCAAATTACAAAGTAAGCATGCATGTTAGGTGAAATTCAGAAAAATGGATACAGATATGGTATATATTTTGTCTTTCTATTGTTGAAATGGTTTCTTAATAGGAGGAACTTTGTTAGTGTTGTGCGCCATAGGTCTAGTATACTAAAAAATGCACATTAAAGAGCACTGCATGTTTTGGGTTTGCACAGTGGCTTCCTAAAAGGGAGGGGCATAATGAGAACTTTGGCCCTTACTATCAAATTCTTAATGAAATGACCAGTGTTGTGCTGCAATATGCTTCTAATCAATAGAACAGGAAGAGAGTTGCATTCTGCTAGATAATTCTTGGCACACCATCCACCCTAACCCTTACCAGCCACACTTGATGCATGTATCTTATAGATCAAACACCCATCCAAACCACCCAACAGAGATTACCCAACAGAGATGCATTTATGTGTTAGGGACTTcatgactattttttttagcaaatacCAAGAAACATTATGTTTACTACAGACAAACTGCAAAATAGCTACAATAGTATGGACCTCGGTATTCTATATGGTTCCTTCTAAAGTTTACAAGCAAGTAATCATGGAAGTCTCAACTCATTCATGATATTATTTGTTTCAAGGGTGTTTACCACTATACTaatattttacttgtttcatgGGTGCTTGTGTTTAATAAAGTGCAATGTCTTCATCGCAATCTCAGTCATCATCTTCTTCGGGTGATCGTTATTTGAGAAATGCTCTAATGATTTTATGTGGGTCGATTGCACGTCTCAAAATCTTGAGCACCtcaagaaattcaagaagaCATTTTTTTACTTGTCCAAAGTACAATAAGGAGGTCATCACTTAATCTCCTACACTATTGGTTTActacttctttcttttctctacaTTGATTTTTACAAGTTCTTTGTTGTAGGGAAAGCCATACTGCAACTACTTTATATAGACAGATTTTGAAGAACGAAATGAAAGTCCCTTTGTCAGGAAAAGAGAATCCGGCAAAGAGAGGAAGAAGTCGAAAAGAGAGAGGTTGAAGTCCAAATGAGAGAGAATGAACTCCAACATGCACGCATGCTACTTTGCGTGTACTGGGCATTTACAATTCTAATCTCATGTTGTTTGCTACGATCAAGATCAATTGAAGATTAAGTTTGTGTTAGGGACTTTTTGTATGTTGTTAACTTTTTGTGTATTAATATGCAGTCTTGTCGAAGTTGTACTATGCAGTTTATATTTCCAACTGTACCAGACTTATGCTCCCTTCAATATAACGTATTTTCTATCAAATTTGTTGCAATAATATTAAGCTGAAATTTGTAATATGCGAGAGCTACTCTTCTTTATATACCAGTACATAAATAAAGTGTGAAACTGACGTATATATTGAACATTCCAACACCTAATAAGTAGACTAAATTTAAGAATCAGGGTCCAGGCAAGCCTgggttattttaaaaataaataaatgacatttttcattAAAAGCACAAAACATGGTCCACTTGTTGCTTTTGTCTGAAAATAAATGTCACAACATGTACTTTAGTGAccacaaatacaaaatttgacaACAAATGTAGTCATGACTATTGCCAAATACAAATAGAAACCACAAATACAAAGTGTGACCACAAAGGCCGAGTACAAAAATTCCAACAACGACCAACAAAAACTACATTCCAAATGAACAATGCCATAAGCAACCAGCTCCACAAATGCCAACAGCTCCACAAGCATAAAGTTCCTACCAACTTCTAATACACCGACTAAAACTAACCATGTTGAAGATCCACCTATAACCGGGTTAATGAAAATAGACTTAGAAATCACTTAAAAATTGTCGTACTttagtaaacaaatttttatacatgaaCGATTGCATGCCTGTGTAATGACACTTTATTGTGTGCCAGGAAATAAGACCtcatttgttattgttgttgcaACGCCACTTGTGTTCATGCAGCCACTTGTGTTCAAGACCTCATCTGTTATTGCTGCAACGCCATCTATTGCTGGAGCGCCACTCAAGACCTCATCCAGAAGTTGACTTGCCTACATTTCAACCatacataattaaattatgtatttttatgaaaCAACTTTGCATAAGTAtgacaaacaaattaaatacattttttctctttctctttgcaCTAG
Above is a genomic segment from Juglans microcarpa x Juglans regia isolate MS1-56 chromosome 1D, Jm3101_v1.0, whole genome shotgun sequence containing:
- the LOC121235373 gene encoding uncharacterized protein LOC121235373, translating into MNHRIAALQIARIISLLPIPSSTSFFNSENHMDHMSSSDSDEVEILMSRNCPQVKNECIDAEIVEEQCDVNVRDGLDVGDGVNMEDHVDKVNLEDRVNVGDGDGVNVEDGDEVIVISNQQKKMRCSIYKIEGHAKNKCHSMMYSTY